The proteins below are encoded in one region of Brassica napus cultivar Da-Ae chromosome A6, Da-Ae, whole genome shotgun sequence:
- the LOC106352007 gene encoding probable peroxidase 61 — protein sequence MRQCMKFFPLLALLVVSLTGTATVKAATGLNPPVKLVWHYYKVTNTCDDAEAYIRHQVEKFYKNDTSIAPKLLRLLYSDCMVNGCDASVLLQGPNSERTAPQNRGLGGFVIIDKIKQVLESRCPGVVSCADILNLATRDAVHMAGAPSYPVFTGRRDGGALTADAVDLPSPSISVEESLSYFNSKGLDVLDMTTLLGAHSMGKTHCSHIVNRLYNFKNTGKPDPTMNTTLVSQLQYLCPPRTQKGQTDPLVYLNPDSGSSNRFSSSYYSRVLSHNAVLGVDQQLLYNEDSKEITQEFAAGFEDFRKSFALAMSRMGSINVLTGKAGEIRRDCRVTNANYGA from the exons ATGAGGCAGTGTATGAAATTTTTCCCACTATTGGCCCTCTTAGTCGTAAGCTTAACCGGAACGGCTACGGTAAAGGCTGCGACGGGATTGAACCCTCCGGTGAAGCTGGTTTGGCATTATTACAAAGTTACCAACACTTGTGATGATGCAGAGGCTTATATTAGACACCAAGTCGAAAAGTTTTATAAGAATGACACAAGCATTGCTCCcaagcttcttcgtcttctttacTCGGATTGTATGGTTAAT GGATGTGATGCTTCGGTACTTTTACAAGGACCAAACTCAGAGAGGACAGCTCCACAAAATCGAGGACTTGGAGGTTTTGTGATAATCgataaaataaaacaagttcTTGAATCACGTTGTCCTGGTGTTGTTTCTTGCGCTGATATACTCAATCTTGCCACTAGAGATGCTGTTCACATG GCCGGAGCACCATCTTATCCTGTGTTCACGGGGAGAAGGGACGGTGGGGCACTAACTGCAGACGCTGTGGATCTACCGTCACCGTCTATCTCAGTCGAGGAGTCACTGTCATACTTCAATTCCAAAGGTCTTGACGTTTTGGACATGACTACTCTTCTAG GAGCACATTCGATGGGGAAGACACATTGCAGCCACATAGTGAACAGGTTATACAACTTCAAGAACACTGGAAAACCAGACCCGACCATGAACACAACATTGGTGTCACAACTTCAATACCTTTGTCCTCCAAGAACACAAAAGGGCCAAACCGATCCACTCGTTTACCTAAATCCAGACTCAGGCTCGAGCAACAGATTCAGCAGCTCATACTACTCTCGTGTCCTGTCTCATAACGCTGTCTTGGGCGTGGACCAACAGTTGCTCTACAACGAGGACTCGAAGGAGATCACTCAAGAGTTCGCTGCAGGTTTTGAAGATTTCAGAAAATCTTTTGCTTTGGCAATGTCGAGGATGGGATCTATCAATGTGTTGACCGGCAAAGCTGGAGAGATTCGCCGAGATTGCAGAGTTACCAACGCCAACTACGGTgcttaa
- the LOC106352006 gene encoding G-type lectin S-receptor-like serine/threonine-protein kinase At5g24080 isoform X1 produces MSSFHFSSPYFCLSFSFFCLFLVSSVQVGLASEPNISLGSKLLASEPNRVWVSANGTFAIGFTRFKPTDQFLLSIWFAQLPGDPTIVWSPNRNSPVTKEAVLELDATGNLVLSDQTTTIWASNTSNHGVESAVMSESGNFVLLGTQVTTSPAIWQSFSQPADTLLPNQPLTVSLELTSNPSPSRHGHYSLKMLQQHTSLSLGLTYNINLDPHANYSYWSGPEISNVTGAVTAVLDDTGSFKIVYGESSTGAVYVYKNPVDENRNYNKSSSNPRLTKNRVQRRLVLENNGNLRLYRWDNDMNSSSQWVPEWAAVSNPCDIAGICGNGVCNLDRTKKNADCLCLPGSVKLPDQENNKLCSDNSSLVQECERKMNRNNTFKISTVQETNYYFSDRSVIANYSDIGNVSKCGSMCLSDCKCVASVYGLDDEKPYCWILRSLNFGGFKDPGSTLFVKTRANESYPFNNHDDKDSKSHKSHGLRQKVLVIPIVVGMLVLVALLGMLLYYNVDRKRTLKKAVKNSLILCDSPVSFTYRDLQNATNSFSQLLGSGGFGTVYKGRVAGETLVAVKRLSVLSHGEREFITEVNTIGSMHHMNLVRLCGYCSEDSHRLLVYEFMINGSLDKWIFSSDRTGRLLDWRTRFEIAVATAQGISYFHEQCRNRIIHCDIKPENILLDENFCPKISDFGLAKMMGREHSQVVTMIRGTRGYLAPEWVSNRPITVKADVYSYGMLLLEIVGGRRNLDVSFNAEDFFYPGWAYKELMNGTALKVVDRRLQGVAEEEEVVKALKVAFWCIQDDISMRPSMGEVVKLLEGSSDEINLPPMPQTILELIDEGLEDVYRALRREVNNQLSSFTVNTMTTSQSYLSSSRSHATCSYSSMSPR; encoded by the exons ATGTCTTCATTTCATTTTAGTTCTCCTTATTTTTGTCTCTCGTTCTCGTTCTTCTGCTTGTTCTTGGTTAGCTCGGTTCAAGTTGGCTTGGCTTCTGAACCGAACATCAGTTTGGGTTCAAAGTTATTAGCTAGTGAACCGAACCGGGTATGGGTTTCCGCAAATGGTACTTTTGCAATCGGGTTTACTCGGTTTAAACCAACCGACCAGTTCTTACTGAGCATTTGGTTCGCACAACTTCCCGGTGATCCAACCATCGTTTGGTCTCCCAATAG aaACTCCCCAGTCACAAAAGAAGCAGTCTTGGAGCTAGATGCAACCGGAAACCTTGTACTCTCCGACCAAACCACCACCATATGGGCCTCAAACACCTCAAACCACGGCGTGGAATCAGCAGTCATGTCCGAATCCGGAAACTTCGTCCTCCTTGGGACCCAAGTTACCACCTCTCCAGCCATTTGGCAGAGCTTTTCACAACCTGCCGACACTCTCCTTCCAAACCAACCCTTAACCGTTTCTCTAGAATTAACCTCTAACCCTTCACCGTCGCGTCATGGCCATTACTCACTAAAAATGCTTCAGCAACACACTTCGCTTAGCCTAGGTCTAACCTACAACATCAATCTTGACCCTCACGCAAACTACTCATACTGGTCCGGACCAGAGATTTCGAATGTCACAGGAGCTGTCACCGCGGTTCTTGACGATACCGGAAGCTTCAAGATCGTATACGGAGAATCCTCTACAGGAGCAGTGTATGTCTACAAGAATCCGGTAGATGAAAACCGGAACTATAACAAAAGTAGTAGTAATCCCCGGTTAACGAAAAACCGGGTTCAGCGGAGGTTGGTATTAGAGAACAACGGTAACCTCCGGTTATACCGATGGGACAACGACATGAACAGTTCAAGCCAATGGGTACCTGAATGGGCGGCTGTGTCAAATCCATGTGACATAGCTGGGATATGCGGTAACGGTGTATGCAACTTGGACCGGACCAAGAAAAACGCTGACTGTTTATGTCTCCCCGGTTCGGTTAAGCTTCCtgatcaagaaaacaataaactCTGTTCAGACAACTCATCTCTGGTCCAAGAATGCGAAAGAAAAATGAACCGTAACAATACCTTCAAGATCTCGACGGTCCAAGAGACTAACTACTATTTCTCTGATCGTTCTGTTATCGCCAATTACAGCGATATCGGTAACGTGAGTAAATGCGGTTCGATGTGTTTATCGGATTGCAAATGTGTTGCTTCGGTTTACGGTTTAGATGATGAGAAGCCTTACTGTTGGATTCTAAGGAGCCTGAACTTTGGCGGGTTTAAAGATCCTGGTTCGACACTTTTCGTCAAGACTAGAGCTAATGAGTCTTATCCTTTCAATAATCACGATGATAAGGATTCTAAATCACATAAAAGCCATGGGTTAAGACAGAAGGTTCTTGTGATTCCTATAGTTGTTGGGATGCTTGTGCTGGTGGCACTACTTGGGATGTTGTTATACTACAATGTAGATAGGAAGAGAACACTAAAGAAAGCCGTAAAGAACTCGCTGATCCTTTGTGACTCTCCTGTGAGTTTTACTTACCGTGATCTTCAGAACGCTACAAATAGTTTCTCCCAACTTCTTGGATCAG GTGGATTTGGGACAGTATACAAAGGAAGAGTAGCGGGTGAAACGCTGGTTGCAGTGAAGAGATTATCAGTATTATCTCATGGAGAGCGAGAGTTTATCACTGAAGTCAATACCATTGGTTCCATGCATCACATGAACCTAGTTCGTTTGTGTGGTTACTGCTCCGAAGACTCACACCG GCTTCTAGTCTATGAGTTCATGATAAATGGGTCGTTAGACAAATGGATATTCTCTTCAGACCGGACGGGCAGGCTGCTTGATTGGCGTACACGTTTTGAGATAGCTGTGGCAACTGCGCAGGGGATATCTTATTTTCATGAACAGTGTAGAAACAGGATTATTCATTGCGACATTAAACCCGAGAACATCTTGTTGGATGAAAACTTCTGTCCTAAAATATCAGATTTTGGGTTGGCTAAGATGATGGGGAGAGAGCATTCTCAAGTGGTAACAATGATTAGAGGGACGAGAGGGTATCTAGCTCCGGAGTGGGTGAGTAACCGGCCGATCACAGTGAAGGCTGATGTGTATAGCTATGGAATGCTTCTTCTTGAGATTGTTGGTGGTAGGAGAAATCTTGATGTGTCCTTCAACGCTGAAGATTTCTTTTATCCTGGATGGGCTTACAAG GAACTAATGAACGGGACGGCCCTGAAAGTTGTGGATAGAAGGCTACAAGGAGTAGCAGAGGAAGAGGAAGTGGTGAAAGCTCTTAAAGTGGCGTTTTGGTGCATACAAGATGACATATCAATGAGGCCATCAATGGGAGAAGTGGTGAAGCTTCTAGAAGGATCTTCAGACGAGATAAATCTGCCTCCAATGCCGCAAACGATTTTAGAACTTATCGATGAAGGACTGGAGGATGTGTATAGAGCGTTGAGGAGAGAGGTTAATAACCAGCTTAGCTCTTTCACTGTTAATACCATGACAACATCTCAGAGTTATCTTTCTTCCTCTCGGTCTCATGCTACTTGTAGTTACTCTTCCATGTCTCCTAGGTAG
- the LOC106350546 gene encoding acidic endochitinase: MSNIKNFKPVLSFFFFISCCFCKPSHPSRGIAIYWGQNGFEGSLSSTCATGRYAYVNIAFLVKFGNGQTPELNLAGHCNPAANTCTHFGAQVKTCQLRGIKVFFLITRLLSLGGAIGNYSIRSREDAKMVADYLWNNFLGGKSSARPLGDAVLDGIDFNIELGSPQHWDDLVRFLSNFSYRGRKVYITGAPQCPFPDDLMGSALKTRLFDYVWVMFYNNPPCQYTSGDTQSLFHSWKTWTTSVTAQKIFLGLPAAPEAAEGGYIPADVLVSQILPTVKKSRKYGGVMLWSKFWDDKNGYSSSIVARV, from the exons atgagtaacataaaaaattttaagcctgttttatcttttttcttcttcataagCTGTTGTTTTTGCAAACCCTCCCACCCATCCAGAGGCATAGCCATCTACTGGGGCCAAAACGGCTTCGAAGGTAGTCTCTCCTCCACATGTGCCACCGGCAGGTATGCTTACGTCAACATCGCCTTTCTTGTGAAATTCGGAAATGGTCAAACGCCGGAGCTCAACCTTGCCGGCCACTGCAACCCTGCGGCCAACACTTGCACCCATTTTGGCGCTCAGGTCAAAACTTGTCAACTTCGTGGCATAAAGGTCT TCTTTTTAATAACAAGGTTGTTGTCTCTGGGCGGCGCCATTGGAAACTATTCAATCAGGTCTAGGGAGGACGCAAAAATGGTCGCTGATTATTTGTGGAACAACTTTTTGGGAGGGAAATCATCGGCACGTCCCTTAGGTGATGCTGTTCTTGATGGTATCGATTTCAATATCGAACTTGGCTCTCCTCAACACTGGGATGATCTTGTTAG gtttctttcaaattttagCTACCGGGGAAGAAAAGTGTACATAACAGGAGCTCCTCAGTGTCCATTTCCAGACGATCTAATGGGAAGTGCCCTTAAAACTAGACTTTTCGACTATGTTTGGGTCATGTTCTACAACAATCCACCTTGTCAATACACTTCAGGTGATACGCAAAGCCTTTTCCATTCATGGAAGACGTGGACAACTTCGGTCACTGCCCAAAAAATCTTTCTAGGTCTCCCAGCGGCTCCTGAAGCCGCTGAAGGTGGATACATCCCAGCGGATGTACTGGTTTCACAGATTCTTCCAACTGTAAAGAAGTCACGAAAATATGGAGGTGTGATGCTTTGGTCTAAATTTTGGGATGATAAAAATGGTTACAGTTCATCTATAGTGGCTCGTGTGTGA
- the LOC106352006 gene encoding G-type lectin S-receptor-like serine/threonine-protein kinase At5g24080 isoform X2, with protein sequence MSESGNFVLLGTQVTTSPAIWQSFSQPADTLLPNQPLTVSLELTSNPSPSRHGHYSLKMLQQHTSLSLGLTYNINLDPHANYSYWSGPEISNVTGAVTAVLDDTGSFKIVYGESSTGAVYVYKNPVDENRNYNKSSSNPRLTKNRVQRRLVLENNGNLRLYRWDNDMNSSSQWVPEWAAVSNPCDIAGICGNGVCNLDRTKKNADCLCLPGSVKLPDQENNKLCSDNSSLVQECERKMNRNNTFKISTVQETNYYFSDRSVIANYSDIGNVSKCGSMCLSDCKCVASVYGLDDEKPYCWILRSLNFGGFKDPGSTLFVKTRANESYPFNNHDDKDSKSHKSHGLRQKVLVIPIVVGMLVLVALLGMLLYYNVDRKRTLKKAVKNSLILCDSPVSFTYRDLQNATNSFSQLLGSGGFGTVYKGRVAGETLVAVKRLSVLSHGEREFITEVNTIGSMHHMNLVRLCGYCSEDSHRLLVYEFMINGSLDKWIFSSDRTGRLLDWRTRFEIAVATAQGISYFHEQCRNRIIHCDIKPENILLDENFCPKISDFGLAKMMGREHSQVVTMIRGTRGYLAPEWVSNRPITVKADVYSYGMLLLEIVGGRRNLDVSFNAEDFFYPGWAYKELMNGTALKVVDRRLQGVAEEEEVVKALKVAFWCIQDDISMRPSMGEVVKLLEGSSDEINLPPMPQTILELIDEGLEDVYRALRREVNNQLSSFTVNTMTTSQSYLSSSRSHATCSYSSMSPR encoded by the exons ATGTCCGAATCCGGAAACTTCGTCCTCCTTGGGACCCAAGTTACCACCTCTCCAGCCATTTGGCAGAGCTTTTCACAACCTGCCGACACTCTCCTTCCAAACCAACCCTTAACCGTTTCTCTAGAATTAACCTCTAACCCTTCACCGTCGCGTCATGGCCATTACTCACTAAAAATGCTTCAGCAACACACTTCGCTTAGCCTAGGTCTAACCTACAACATCAATCTTGACCCTCACGCAAACTACTCATACTGGTCCGGACCAGAGATTTCGAATGTCACAGGAGCTGTCACCGCGGTTCTTGACGATACCGGAAGCTTCAAGATCGTATACGGAGAATCCTCTACAGGAGCAGTGTATGTCTACAAGAATCCGGTAGATGAAAACCGGAACTATAACAAAAGTAGTAGTAATCCCCGGTTAACGAAAAACCGGGTTCAGCGGAGGTTGGTATTAGAGAACAACGGTAACCTCCGGTTATACCGATGGGACAACGACATGAACAGTTCAAGCCAATGGGTACCTGAATGGGCGGCTGTGTCAAATCCATGTGACATAGCTGGGATATGCGGTAACGGTGTATGCAACTTGGACCGGACCAAGAAAAACGCTGACTGTTTATGTCTCCCCGGTTCGGTTAAGCTTCCtgatcaagaaaacaataaactCTGTTCAGACAACTCATCTCTGGTCCAAGAATGCGAAAGAAAAATGAACCGTAACAATACCTTCAAGATCTCGACGGTCCAAGAGACTAACTACTATTTCTCTGATCGTTCTGTTATCGCCAATTACAGCGATATCGGTAACGTGAGTAAATGCGGTTCGATGTGTTTATCGGATTGCAAATGTGTTGCTTCGGTTTACGGTTTAGATGATGAGAAGCCTTACTGTTGGATTCTAAGGAGCCTGAACTTTGGCGGGTTTAAAGATCCTGGTTCGACACTTTTCGTCAAGACTAGAGCTAATGAGTCTTATCCTTTCAATAATCACGATGATAAGGATTCTAAATCACATAAAAGCCATGGGTTAAGACAGAAGGTTCTTGTGATTCCTATAGTTGTTGGGATGCTTGTGCTGGTGGCACTACTTGGGATGTTGTTATACTACAATGTAGATAGGAAGAGAACACTAAAGAAAGCCGTAAAGAACTCGCTGATCCTTTGTGACTCTCCTGTGAGTTTTACTTACCGTGATCTTCAGAACGCTACAAATAGTTTCTCCCAACTTCTTGGATCAG GTGGATTTGGGACAGTATACAAAGGAAGAGTAGCGGGTGAAACGCTGGTTGCAGTGAAGAGATTATCAGTATTATCTCATGGAGAGCGAGAGTTTATCACTGAAGTCAATACCATTGGTTCCATGCATCACATGAACCTAGTTCGTTTGTGTGGTTACTGCTCCGAAGACTCACACCG GCTTCTAGTCTATGAGTTCATGATAAATGGGTCGTTAGACAAATGGATATTCTCTTCAGACCGGACGGGCAGGCTGCTTGATTGGCGTACACGTTTTGAGATAGCTGTGGCAACTGCGCAGGGGATATCTTATTTTCATGAACAGTGTAGAAACAGGATTATTCATTGCGACATTAAACCCGAGAACATCTTGTTGGATGAAAACTTCTGTCCTAAAATATCAGATTTTGGGTTGGCTAAGATGATGGGGAGAGAGCATTCTCAAGTGGTAACAATGATTAGAGGGACGAGAGGGTATCTAGCTCCGGAGTGGGTGAGTAACCGGCCGATCACAGTGAAGGCTGATGTGTATAGCTATGGAATGCTTCTTCTTGAGATTGTTGGTGGTAGGAGAAATCTTGATGTGTCCTTCAACGCTGAAGATTTCTTTTATCCTGGATGGGCTTACAAG GAACTAATGAACGGGACGGCCCTGAAAGTTGTGGATAGAAGGCTACAAGGAGTAGCAGAGGAAGAGGAAGTGGTGAAAGCTCTTAAAGTGGCGTTTTGGTGCATACAAGATGACATATCAATGAGGCCATCAATGGGAGAAGTGGTGAAGCTTCTAGAAGGATCTTCAGACGAGATAAATCTGCCTCCAATGCCGCAAACGATTTTAGAACTTATCGATGAAGGACTGGAGGATGTGTATAGAGCGTTGAGGAGAGAGGTTAATAACCAGCTTAGCTCTTTCACTGTTAATACCATGACAACATCTCAGAGTTATCTTTCTTCCTCTCGGTCTCATGCTACTTGTAGTTACTCTTCCATGTCTCCTAGGTAG